The genomic segment GGTCATCTGTGAGTTCGTCTTTCGCACGGCCAGCCGCGACGCCGATTTCATCGCCGAGCACCCGGACTGGTTCTACTGGATCAAGCGCGAGATCGCCGATCGCCCCGCGGGGGCGGCCCCAGACGATCCTCGCTACTTCGGGTCCCCTCCTTTCTCGCCGGATGCGCTGCGCACCATCAAGGAGAAGGTGGCGCGCCACGATTTCAATGACCTTCCCACGCCGCCGGACTGGTACCGCGCGAACTTCCTGCCGGCCCCCGCGCACGGGAGCGTGGCCAAGGACGCCGAGGGCCGCTGGGTGGGCACCTTGCCCGATGGTCGGCTCGCGCAGGTGCCCGGGGCCTTCGCTGACTGGCCCCCCGAAGATCTGCAGCCCCCCTGGACCGACGTGACCTACCTGCGCATCTTCAACGATCCCCCCGAGGGTCCGGACTTCAACTACAAGGCCTACAACACGTTGCGCATGTATGACGTGCGCCTCGCGCGCGACGCCAACGCGAACCGCCCGCTGTGGGAAGCCGTGCGCGGCATTCTGCCCCACTGGCAGCGCACCTACGGCATCGACGGCTGCATGGTCGACATGGGGCACGCCCTCCCACCGGCGCTCATGACCGAGATCATCGGCGAGGCGCGGGCCAACCACCCGGATTTCGCCCTGCTGGCCGAGAACTTCACCGTCGATGAGGAGAGCGTGCGCACCGGCTACAACGCGGTGCTCGGATATCAGTTCCAGGCGCTCGACGACATCGGTCGCATGCGCCGGCTGGTGACCCGTACCTGCATCGAGGGCCTTCCCATCGCGGTGTTCGGCGCGGGCGAGACCCACAACACGCCTCGTGTGGCCATGCGCGGGCGGGGCGCCGCGTTCTGTCTCGGTCTCTGGATGGTGAGCTGCCTCATGCCGGATACCATCCCGTTCCTGCACAACGGCTTCGAGCTCGCCGACCCGGTGCCGGTGAACCTGGGTCTGGGGTTCACCCCGGAGGAGCAGGGGGCGCTCGGCGCCGGTCCGCTCGCCCTGTTCGATCTGGCTTCCCTGCGCTGGGATGACGCCAGCGCACCCACCTCCGCGATGGCCGCCGTTACGGGCTTCCGGGAGGCGAATGGCGGGTTGGTGCGGGCCAAGGGCGAGGGCACCCTGGCCTGGCTCGACGACGGTTCGGCTGATCTGCTGGCGTTCGGGCGTCAGGACCCGGCCAGCGGCCTGGCCGCCCTTGTGGTGCTCGACTGGCGCTGCGCGGGCGATCGCGAGGTCTCGGTGGCGATTGGAGAGGGCACGGTGTGGGTCGACGCTCTCAGCGGTGAGCGATTCGCGTCATCGGGAGGACGCCTGACGCTGCCGTTGCGCAGCGGTCAGGGGCGTCTGTTGACCCCTGCGCGCTGAGCGGAGGGTGCGGCCCTAGGGGTGCAGATTGAACTCGTCGGTGAGCACCCGCTCGGTGTAGGCGAGCATGTCCGGGTCGACGAACTGCATCTCGTCACGCTTGCTCCCACCTTGGAGGTA from the Pseudomonadota bacterium genome contains:
- a CDS encoding alpha-amylase, encoding MTQSIPPQDHLTALRQVAAQLSTREAQGDALTYRVPAAWAPVGREPQGEAPRAVNPHRFLREHIEAILSAASAPPSRDAARAAGDWVRDAVIYNVFVRLASAYDHDGDGCLGTPSAPDTTGRTCNAQGVRETGTFLKTIALLGHARRLGATAVHLLPVTAVGGFGNKGSLGSPYAIRNPYALEATLADPLVDLDVDVQFRALVEACHALGMRVICEFVFRTASRDADFIAEHPDWFYWIKREIADRPAGAAPDDPRYFGSPPFSPDALRTIKEKVARHDFNDLPTPPDWYRANFLPAPAHGSVAKDAEGRWVGTLPDGRLAQVPGAFADWPPEDLQPPWTDVTYLRIFNDPPEGPDFNYKAYNTLRMYDVRLARDANANRPLWEAVRGILPHWQRTYGIDGCMVDMGHALPPALMTEIIGEARANHPDFALLAENFTVDEESVRTGYNAVLGYQFQALDDIGRMRRLVTRTCIEGLPIAVFGAGETHNTPRVAMRGRGAAFCLGLWMVSCLMPDTIPFLHNGFELADPVPVNLGLGFTPEEQGALGAGPLALFDLASLRWDDASAPTSAMAAVTGFREANGGLVRAKGEGTLAWLDDGSADLLAFGRQDPASGLAALVVLDWRCAGDREVSVAIGEGTVWVDALSGERFASSGGRLTLPLRSGQGRLLTPAR